A genomic stretch from Amycolatopsis sp. 195334CR includes:
- a CDS encoding GDSL-type esterase/lipase family protein: MRRYRWWMSAGALAFVTALVAIFVLAGPESQPGRPLEPPGPPGIGPLTLVSLGDSTLSGEGAGLYTPETNGLNGNWCHRSANATVEKTQVSHIETRVNLACSGAPSAQVGLGDAKQWTEPSQAQRLSELTRTNRVAAVVIAVGANDEPHFSQLISECFQSWFNVRAAPCSERLKTEWQPRIDAMVPRVVGAVNDVRKALADRGYTPDDYDLVLQSYAAPIGPGIPDTFRNLNGCPFRTEDLDWVAGPGITALTEGLRTAATQTGARFLDLSRAGVGHEACSGGANAGQEWFSRLTVQWTDLSSVDRANHAIQESFHPNAAGHAQFARCLGEFLEGDAPSAACLKGNDGNLHAALSP, from the coding sequence ATGCGACGGTATCGGTGGTGGATGAGCGCGGGTGCGCTGGCGTTCGTGACGGCCCTGGTGGCGATCTTCGTCCTCGCCGGTCCGGAGTCCCAGCCCGGCAGGCCGCTGGAACCACCCGGCCCGCCCGGCATCGGCCCGCTCACCCTGGTCAGCCTCGGCGACAGCACGCTCTCCGGCGAAGGCGCCGGCCTCTACACCCCGGAAACCAACGGCCTCAACGGGAACTGGTGCCACCGTTCCGCCAACGCCACGGTGGAGAAAACCCAGGTCTCCCACATCGAGACCCGCGTCAACCTGGCCTGCTCCGGCGCCCCCTCGGCCCAGGTCGGCCTCGGCGACGCCAAGCAGTGGACCGAACCCAGCCAGGCCCAGCGGCTCAGCGAACTCACCCGGACCAACCGCGTCGCCGCCGTGGTCATCGCCGTCGGCGCCAACGACGAACCGCACTTCTCCCAGCTCATCTCCGAGTGCTTCCAGTCCTGGTTCAACGTCCGCGCCGCCCCGTGCAGCGAACGGCTCAAAACCGAGTGGCAGCCCCGGATCGACGCGATGGTGCCCCGCGTCGTCGGCGCCGTGAACGACGTCAGGAAAGCACTCGCCGACCGCGGCTACACCCCCGACGACTACGACCTGGTGCTCCAGTCCTACGCCGCCCCCATCGGCCCCGGCATCCCCGACACCTTCCGCAACCTCAACGGCTGCCCGTTCCGCACCGAGGACCTCGACTGGGTCGCCGGACCCGGCATCACCGCGCTGACCGAGGGCCTGCGCACCGCCGCCACCCAGACCGGCGCCCGCTTCCTCGACCTCTCACGCGCCGGAGTCGGCCACGAAGCGTGCAGCGGCGGCGCCAACGCCGGGCAGGAGTGGTTCAGCAGGCTCACCGTGCAGTGGACCGATCTGTCCTCTGTGGACCGCGCCAACCACGCCATCCAGGAGTCCTTCCACCCCAACGCCGCCGGGCACGCCCAGTTCGCCCGCTGCCTCGGCGAATTCCTCGAAGGCGACGCGCCATCGGCCGCCTGCCTCAAGGGCAACGACGGCAACCTCCACGCCGCCCTGTCCCCCTGA
- a CDS encoding MFS transporter — protein MRVFNLIWAGQGVSLIGSAMTTFGIGVWVFLDTGSPTYFATLVLAASLPALLVLPVAGALVDRWDRRRVMLLSDTGAALAPAGVVLLHTTGALELWHVYVLVGIGAVFKAFQWPAFSALVPQLVTKDDLGKANGRVSLIEAAGQVFGALLGGGLYALIGLRGLLVVDLLTLAAALGTLLYSFRWLPVEPARPRPDGPAPSHRDELLEGWRFIRERPGLLGLLLFFAANNLVMEMAIVLVPPLVLSTHTPGDLGVVNAIGWTGMTAVSLVISMSRGPRRLIRAILTVATCHAVLVFTMGLEQSVWVLAAGMFGILGGYAVTNAASATLWQLKTPQDKQGRVFAIRRMVAWSAEPIAYGLAGPVAQLVGTPLAQRLDLGQGGGIAVVFLLVGPALLLVVALTWLRPRVRHAERELPDAVTPPPLKV, from the coding sequence GTGCGCGTGTTCAACCTGATCTGGGCGGGTCAAGGCGTCTCCCTGATCGGCTCGGCGATGACCACCTTCGGCATCGGCGTCTGGGTCTTCCTCGACACCGGCTCCCCCACCTACTTCGCCACCCTGGTGCTCGCCGCCTCCCTGCCCGCCCTGCTCGTCCTCCCCGTCGCCGGCGCACTCGTCGACCGCTGGGACCGCCGCCGCGTCATGCTGCTCTCCGACACCGGCGCCGCACTCGCCCCCGCCGGGGTCGTGCTCCTGCACACCACCGGCGCGCTCGAACTCTGGCACGTCTACGTCCTCGTCGGCATCGGCGCGGTGTTCAAGGCCTTCCAATGGCCCGCCTTCTCCGCACTGGTCCCGCAACTGGTCACCAAGGACGACCTCGGCAAGGCCAACGGCCGCGTCTCCCTCATCGAAGCCGCGGGCCAGGTCTTCGGCGCCCTGCTCGGCGGCGGCCTCTACGCCCTGATCGGCCTGCGCGGCCTGCTCGTGGTCGACCTGCTCACCCTCGCCGCCGCACTGGGCACCCTGCTCTACTCCTTCCGCTGGCTGCCGGTCGAACCCGCCCGCCCACGCCCCGACGGCCCAGCCCCCTCACACCGCGACGAACTGCTCGAAGGCTGGCGCTTCATCCGCGAACGCCCCGGCCTGCTCGGCCTCCTGCTCTTCTTCGCCGCCAACAACCTGGTCATGGAAATGGCCATCGTGCTCGTCCCGCCACTGGTGCTCAGCACCCACACCCCCGGCGACCTCGGCGTGGTCAACGCCATCGGCTGGACCGGCATGACCGCGGTCAGCCTGGTGATCAGCATGAGCCGCGGCCCCCGCCGCCTCATCCGCGCCATCCTCACCGTCGCCACCTGCCACGCCGTGCTCGTGTTCACCATGGGCCTCGAGCAGTCGGTGTGGGTGCTCGCCGCCGGCATGTTCGGCATCCTCGGCGGCTACGCCGTCACCAACGCCGCCTCCGCCACCCTCTGGCAGCTCAAAACCCCGCAGGACAAACAAGGCCGCGTCTTCGCCATCCGCCGCATGGTCGCCTGGTCCGCCGAACCCATCGCCTACGGACTGGCCGGACCCGTCGCCCAGCTCGTCGGCACCCCGCTCGCCCAGCGCCTCGACCTCGGCCAGGGCGGCGGCATCGCCGTGGTGTTCCTGCTGGTCGGACCCGCGCTGCTGCTCGTGGTCGCGCTGACCTGGCTGCGCCCCCGCGTCCGGCACGCCGAACGTGAGCTGCCCGACGCCGTCACCCCACCGCCACTCAAGGTCTGA